Sequence from the Argentina anserina chromosome 7, drPotAnse1.1, whole genome shotgun sequence genome:
TTAATGTAATAAACTAGGTTCTCAAAGTGATGATATTAGCCCTTGAAGCGGTAAGACGAGATCTATAAAGCGCGGTAAATTGTCTTAGGTAGCACACGAGGGTTTGATTATCATTGCCGGCCTGAAAGCTTAGAATGACCTACATAACAACATTTGACAATAAACTATCGTATAATCGATCAAACTAAAGTCTGCATGCTTATCGAACTATAATTTCATTAACGTATCTGACATAGAAACACCATCTcatttatttttgatataatcttccttcttgaatGAAAACTCCAATCTGAGAACTTGCCCGCATTATCTCTGGCCAACTCACACAAGTTAATGCTTGCTCtttttataaaatgaaatgatcttttttttttggtaatataAAATGGAATGATGATTTGTATGTGATGTCTTGTCTTTGTAAAACCATATACTCATGTACATTGCCAGTGTGCTTCACTGGATATGAAACTGCCAGATCCTACCTTACCAGATCAAAGAAGATTCTTTGACCAAATTAACACCGATAGAAggattcaaaggaagaaaaatacTATCATACAGTAGTATCGTCATGCATCATATTCAGTCCTCGATACATGTATCATTTAGCTTTTAGGAattatgatttcttttctaGTTGGAAAATGAATAGATAGTTTAACTAAGATAAAAATTAGTCTTCTAGTTGGATTATGATTTGTAGAGTTATAGACTATAAATAGGAGGTTTAGGCCTAGAGTTAAAACTAGAGTAAACCAGAGAGCGAAACAGTTAGTGTTATTATAGCAAAAGCGTAGACAACAAAAATTATAACCTTTAAACACAATAATAAGAGAATAATAATTTCTTCAACATAAACACTTgtgttgtgtgtgtcttagttgTTTTTAATTTCGTAGTTACCAACATTGAAGTGTTTTGTATCAGTCCTATGTACAATTTAACATgttgaaggtgatgaagatTGAAAACTACGGTTGTACGCCCAAGCCTTTCAATTGCTTTTATGAGTGTACCATTATATTGTTCGTTCGGTTAGTTTCAACATTCAACCAAACAGGTTCGACTATTAATGCATCAACTTCGTATATATATGGGACATGTTTGATCTCAAGAATTTGATCACAAGTCTTATACATATGCGACTCGCTCGATATGAtcgaaaatataagaaaatcaACAATAATGTGGAAGAAACCCGCTTGACCATTTCACAATTTTCTTATGGAGATATCAGATCGATATGGTAGCTAAGTctgatatttattttcatatatgaattCGCAAAGATCATGAATGATCGATACTTTCCATCAGCGTCGTTAGTAACCGACCACACAACCTAGCAGCTTCTAGCTCCAGATTTGAAGAGGTCTCATCGTAATTCATTGAAACAAGGCAGACAAAAATATCACCACTATCCTTTCTAAATATCCTGCCTCAGCCGGCTCACAAATTAACTTCAGACACACGTAGAAACTAGAAAGTAACGTCGACGTAGAAATGATACTAAATACCAAACTTCACACCTCACTTTAAATTCCACACACTAGTTACGCGTAACCACATTTAGAGACCCGGTCTTTATGAGCTAGATCTTCATGTTTATGCTTGACAGTTACCTTGTGCTTCTCCAAACCCTAATAGGCCAAAGAGCGGCTTAAACCCTTAAACTTAAGATCCCAAGAACCCCAAGCACAAAACCCTTGAAGGCTTGAACCCAAAACTCCAGAAGCTACCCAAAAAAAACTGCCTAACAACATGAAACAAAAAACTAGTTGGgtccctttcaaaaaaaaaaaactagttgTGTCAACACCAGTCACATACTCACATTTTCCCACCAAATTTATTGCAATCCTCTCTGTGAGTATTAAATGCAGCAGCTGGAAGCACCCAACAACTTTCTCTCTCAAAACAACCTCCAATGGCTAAAACCCTCCCAAccctccacctcctcctcctcctccaatgTCCCCTCCACCTCCCTCCTCAAATTACCTCACTACCCTCGGCCTCGGCTACGCCATAGCCATCGCCCTCGGCTTCCTCGTCCTTCTCTCCACCCTCCTCCTCGCCTCCTACATCTGCTGCCGCGTCTCCCGCCGCTCCCAGGCCCAAGCCCAAACCCGAACCCGACAAACCCAACGAAACCCCAACAGCTCCGAGGGAGTCATCCTCCCCAGCATCATCTTCGTCGCCGAGGGCGACGACCTCGAGAACCCCGAAAACTCCGTGGCGGGGCTCCACCACAACGTCATCAACTCCTACCCGAAATTCCCGTTCTCCAAAGCTCTCGGCGGTGGCGATGCGTCCACGTGTTCCATCTGCCTCTGCGAGTATCGCGAGTTCGAGATGTTAAGGATGATGCCCGAGTGCCGCCACCACTTCCACCTGTTGTGTCTCGACGCGTGGCTCAAGCTCAACGGCTCCTGCCCCGTCTGCCGCAACTCGCCGCTGCCGACGCCACTGTCGACGCCGCTGCAGGAGGTGGTGCCGCTCAGCCAGTACGCCGCCGATcggaggtggaggaggtgatgggtttttgttttgttttggttagtGGGTTTTTATGGGTTTTTGATTCTTAGTTTTGGGTCTGTGTTAGATTTGGAGAATTGGAGtggattgtaaatttgtagGGGGTGAGGATTTAAGAGTTTGTTTTGTTGTATCATAGTTTTACCCTTCATTTTGTGATGGTAAAGCTTTTGGGTTTCTTAGACTCCAAGCTTTATTTGTACCAATTCTAatgattttttcattttaggaCCTTGAATTCACTCAAAGGATTCATCTTCAGCTCAAATGAACAAGCTTTAGCTTCGACTTGGTCATTCTTGCTTGTTAGTTTTGACCTTGTACCAAGTTCTGAAAATTCAGGTTTAGAAGTTGATATAACAGTGATCTGCAACTGGGTTTTGTGCAATGATTTTCTGATTGTGGTTTTGGCCTTGTGCTTCACTGCTGCTTCTGCTTCCCCATAATTAATCTAGTCTGCAACTTCAGCTAGCTGCCAAACTTTATATAGCTACAAGCTGTTCATGCTTCCGATTTCTGAAATTGGAAGACTTTAGAAAGACAGATAGTCAATCAAAGCACTGAGAGTAGTAATGAAGTGAGGCACGTGCTTTTTCAGTGTCGCCGCTAATCCTCTATACTTGTCTCTGATTTACACAACAGTATAAGAATGAGTGACCAGAAGTCTAATCAAAGACCATGAAATAATTGAACTGTTTGCAACTGTATTTTCCATTGACTAGTTCATCCTCTGTTATTGTATCCCAATTTTAATGAAGTGATTATGAAGGAAGCTGTAGTTGCttggatttgaatttttttttggcgaGGGCTTGGATTTGAATTTTGCCTCCCACTTTTGCTCCAATGGTGGCATAGGAAAAAGGGTTTTAAGCTATAAACAAGGATTATATATTCAGTACACTCTGATCCCCAGATTCTTAATCAATCACTTCGATTAGCTTTTGGTAGAGTGCTCAGGAAATCCGCCCAATTATCTCTTCGATCAGATAAAACAAATGGTGCCTTTGGACTCTGATCTTAAAGGTACCAATCTCCATGCCTCTGAGAATATTAAAATAGATCAATGCCAGGCAACAGCTTCAAGCTTCAGTTAACTATTAGAATAAGCTGTTACCCTTAAAATCGCTGCATCTGATTTCAGATTTGAGTTGCTGAAAATGATGTTCTTTCTTAAGATGCTTTTCAGCTTTTCATGTCATTGATAGAAATGAGGAAACCAAGCGTTGTTATGAAGTTGGGAACATGGAGAGGTGTACATAGGTCAATTTTTATGTTGGGTAGTTTTGTTGTTCTCATCTCTATTTTTACCTTATCATCCAAATTCTACTCTCTCAAATCATTTCATGTTACTGATACTATCTGCAATTATGTAAATACTGATAGTCAAAGCAGGATTGACAGTCATGTAAAAGTGACTCTTGAAACTGTGATTCAGAAACTCAAACAGGAACTTAACAACTTCAGAGATTCAACAACAGATGCGTCATCGTCTGGTCATTTGTTGAAGCACAGTTCTTTTCTTGCTGATATTTTGGGGCTAATTGAGTCGGTGGATGAAACTCTGGTGCAGAATGAAGGGACGACTCAGAACTCGAGCAATGATGTCAAGGATATCCATCCTCTGCTAAAACCAAAGCAACAGTCCGATGAGCCTGCAGACGATTTTCTGATAGAAGAGATCCGGAAGTATGTCAAGATCAAGCCAAACAGATTGGGGAAGCAGAATTTCATGGGAGCTAATGGCACTTTCACTAGCATTGGCCATGCTTGCTTTGCTATGAAGAAAGAGCTAGAAGAATACATGAACTATGACATTGGAGATATCTGCAATGACGATTGGAAGCTAGCTCAGAAGCTCATGGTTCATGGATGTGATCCACTTCCAAGGAGGAGGTGCTTCTCTGTAGCCCCGAAGATATACAGCAAGCCATTCCCAATTCATGAGTCCTTGTGGAAGCTCCCGGACAACAGAAATGTCCGGTGGAGTCAGTATCGCTGCAAGAACTTTACTTGCCTTGCAAGCAATTCCGCTCCCAAAGGGTTCTTCAAATGTGCAGATTGCTTCAATCTGTCACATCATGAAATGCCTAGATGGATGCAACATGTAAATGTAGATTCAAGTATGAATCTGACTGCAGATTTTCTCATTCCTGAAGTGCTTCAAATCAAGCCGGGGGAGATCAGAATCGGACTTGATTTTAGCGTAGGCACCGGGACTTTTGCAGCTAGGATGAGGGAGTTCAATGTCACCATTGTCTCGGCAATCATCAATCTTGGGGCACCTTTCAATGAAATGATAGCTCTTCGTGGACTCGTCCCTCTTTACTTGACAATCAATCAAAGGCTGCCATTTTTCGACAACACTCTGGATTTGATCCACACCACAAGGTTTCTTGATGGCTGGATTGATTTTGTGCTGCTAGACTTTGTTCTGTATGATTGGGATAGAGTCTTGAGGCCTGGGGGTTTGCTATGGATTGATAGCTTCTTCTGTGTGAAGGAAGATTTGAATGACTATTTGGAGTCCCTGAAGATGCTGAGATACAAAAAGCACAAATGGGTTGTTGTTCCAAAGATTGACAAAGATGATGACAAAGAGGTTTTCTTTTCTGCTGTGCTAGAAAAGCCTCCTAGACCGTTCCGGTAATCACGTACTTATGCCACCATTATTTCTACACGAGTTTATAGTTACTTTGTCATTTCAGTTAGAATTTAGAAGAGAAAATTTATCAGAattccatcttcttcttccttttctgcTTATGAATGCAATAAGGATTATATTGGGACAGGGAACCCCATTCCCACCAGAAAGTAGAGGAGTAGCCCCCAAGCCAATATCAATGGGTGGAGGTACTTGCTTATTAGTTTTCATTGTGTCCCCCTTCCTATTTGGTCCACTAATAATTTTAAGGTGAAGAAAAAGACACTGAAATTGGGGTATATGTGCAGCAGTACATCATCATGAAATTGTAAATGTTTTGCTGAGAATTGGAATTTGGAAGTTCATTGATAATTTCCACTTGTCCGACTTTGGACATTGTTTTCTGAAAAATGTTCGGTAGTTTGCACGGGTTCCATAGACCTTACCTTCCTACCCTCCTCGTGTATCTGTTACGATGGCTGTTTTAGAGGTCCACTTTACTCCAATGTAACACATCCTCTTTACTCTTTAGTTAAGTCTCTCTTAAAAGGACCATTTATCACACACTAACTGCGATTATACAACAACAACTTATTCGAAAGTCGGAAACAATTAATTTTCCTTCTCCTCTAAACAAACATCGGAGCATTTACCGTCTCCAATTCGCAAACTCGAGCTGGGTTTAGATGAGGAAGAAAACTTATGTTGTTAAGCAGTTATTTTACATGGATTCAATTGAAAGAATAAACTATCGAAATTATAGATATCATTCTTAAAAGAAATCTTGAATCACAAAttgttaattaaattataacTCAGGAAGGATGAGTGTGATGTTACCATCTCCAAATTAAAAAGGAGAGTGTAATGTTGAATCATGCCTGATCAAAGATTCAAGATAAGTAAATAACTATATCTTTTTTCTAAAGAAATAGAAAGCTTCATTGGAAAGGTAGGTATtattgagaaaaataaaattgatgaAGTGGTTATCATTCTAGGGTAGGCTTTGGCATGTTGATGGTGACTCAAATTGTCAGAGTCGTTGTACATTTCTCTCAGCTTGATCAATATCTGACGTATTCTGGCAGGCCCACTATTGAagattcttttggtttttggtcCGGGCCACACCATCAAGATTCTAAAGGTTCAAAAACATCGGTAAGACAGTTAAAATTCACTACAGTATAAGAGCGGAGACAATTGACAACAGCTGTATTTTTCATTGTGTAGAAAgaacagagaaaaaaaagacatgtcttttcaatttgaatatcATGGTATATTTATACTTACAACCGATGTAAcaaatttctctatttttctcTCATCTAAGAGAACTTTGTCGATACTATTATTTGAtgttattatgaatttatctTAAATTCGACACGTAACTAGATTTAGATTCTTATAAGGTGTCATTATTTTACTTACTCTCCGATAAATCGGATTGCCAAATCCAACCAGTTTTTCTAACAACACGTGTTGACTCATCTATGGTCGTAATTTCCGACATTTACGACACAACAACGGAGAATATGGACAAGAATTTAGTTCTGAAATGAGTGGCAGTAGATGGAAAACTTTTGAAACCTGTAGTCAGTAGGTAAGAATTTCGGTTCTTTCTTACTTAGAAGTTTGTCCAAAATAGAAAGGTAAAAAACTTACTAAATCGATACGGAAATCCCATCAACAAATTATTTACCTCATACCAAATGTGGGAAGCACAAAGCAACCCCCCAGCTGGATCCCTGGCCTCTCCTCCCTCCTAACGTGGAGCCCGGTAATAACCGTGGACCCCACCACAACGTAAAGTCACACAGAGACCGCCAAACCACTCATGCCTCCATGCCTCCCCGCCACGTGGTTCCCAAACCTTTCTTAACCAAAGTCGGTGACTTTTCCAATCTTTCAAATCCTACCCGAGCCACCCGCCCGGGACACGAGCCTCAGCTCCGGATAACCCTAACCAAATGAACGGCCCAGATCTGATCCCGTGTCTCGCACCCTTATATATCCCCCTCTCTTATTATCTCACTCACGAAAACCCTACTGCTATTTTGCTCCGGTTTCCAGAAAGTTCACTGAAACCTTTTCGAAGTTTTCGGATCTCAGATCGGAGCTATGGCCGAGCACGGTGAGAGCGCCGACGCCAAGGCTGAGCAGTCGCTGATGGAGAAGATCAGCGAGAAGATCCATCACGAGTCGTCGAGTTCGTCTTCATCGGACTCCGAGACGGAGAAGGTCACTCCGGCGGAGGAGGAGACGGTCAAGGAGAAGGTCTTCCGCCTCTTCGGAAGAGAGCGCCCTGTTCACCATGTCTTAGGCGGTGGAAAGCGTAAgctgtttttacttttttttttttactttttactgtTTCTACTATGAAGTTGATATAGGCACTGGTGGTTTATAGCTTCGGTAAGTTAGGGTTTTTGGAGTATGAGATATTTTGTGGTGTTTCGAAGCTTTTGTAGGTTGATCTGTGATTAGGTTGTTGCGATCTATAtagctttatatatattaagctCGATTTCAGTGAAGCTAAGATTATGAAGTGATTCGAATCGGTTTATGTATTAGGAGGTAGAATATGATTACGGTTTACGATCGGCTAGGATCGGTTAATTTAGTTAATTGTTTCGTGAATGTATGGATCTTAGTGATTTTCGATAACTATGAGTTGGAGAAATGAGGTGTTAAACTTGGGGGATTAATTTGTGTTTTGGATTATTGAATGTGGCAGCTGCTGATGTGTTCTTGTGGAGGAACAAGAAGGTTTCGGCCGGGGTTCTCGGAGGAGCTACTGCCATTTGGGTTCTGTTTGAGTTGGTTGAGTACCATTTGCTTGCGCTTATCTGCCACATTTTGATTGGTGTTCTAGCAGTCTTGTTCCTGTGGTCCAATGCCCATACTATTATCTACAAGTAGGGTTTTGATACTCGGTTTTGAAGTTTTGTGGGTATATCGAGTGCTTGAGATTTCCGTTCGTGTGATTCTGTGACGATTCTTATGCATCTGCTTGACTTTTGCAGGAGTCCACCAAGCATGCCAGAAGTTAAACTTCCTGAGGAGCCATTCCTGCAGGTTGCTTCTGACCTGAGGCATCAGCTCAACTGGGCATTTGCACTCATTCATAATATTGCATCTGGAAAGGAGTTGAAGAAATTCCTGATGGTACGTGTATATTGATCTCTGCTACTCTTTAGTCACCGCTTTCGCTCTTCCATTATGCATCCATTGCCGCATGCATTGTTAGCCATCATTGGTAATGTGGGTTAATACTGACTTGTACTTGGAAGAACCTAATGTATGAAATAATCCTAATGTTGGAAATTATTTTGTGCAGTTCACTGATAAGTGTGGTTATCTGTTTGTGGTTATAATGTTATACTCATTTCAGGTTATTGCTGGCTTGTGGGTTCTTTCCATTATTGGGAGTTGGTGCAATTTCTTGACCTTGTTTTACATAAGTAAGTTCTCTGAAATATCATGTGTGCataccttatatatatatgtatatagtgCCTTAATTTAGTATTGCTTTCTgatcatttttgtttttgataaaCAGCTTTTGTTCTGCTGCACACCGTGCCTGTTCTGTATGAGAAGTATGAACACAAGGTTGACCCACTTGCAGAGAAGGCAACAATTGAGATGAAAAAGCAGTATGGAGTGTTTGATGCCAAGGTGTTGACAAAGGTTCGCGAAACTGTGCTGAAAAACAAGAGGTCGTAGAAAGTGTGTTCTGTTGTGCCCTAAAAGCTCTAGGTTTAGTAGTTGAGCTTCCCATTACGCTCCAAGCGTTTGGCTTTGTTGGTTGACTATATTTCTGGTTtagttttgaaacttaggCTTTATGTCTACATTATCGTGGGAAGCTTTTCAAACATCACCTTAGCAATACGTTTATTCTGACAACTTTGTCTTTCAACCGTGCCTTGTACATGAGTTGTCTTGGTGCTCCAACTATGGTGTATGTTACTTTCATCAGTTTCATGCTTGTTATACTTTGATTGTGAGCATGATGTTTTGGTGCTTCTATGAAATTTCTACATTTTAGTCACTGAAAGTCTGATACAGAGTAATAATAATACATGACATGTTATGCCCCATTAAGTGTCcttttattgtgattgtttAAACAGTGATCTGTCCTGTTTCATATTAACCTTTACATGgtaattttgaatgaaaatttgAGAAATGGTTGTTTGATTAATTATCTACTGTGTTACAAAAAATTATGAttgtgttccgggagaattaatattctacccttgtgtgtgtcttagcataataggtttcatgttaggagatagattagcatctccgtaatagattaagactccgaatcttacgggattgtggttttgtaatgcttatatataggtccccatatcatttaataatacacaattatttcatcctgaaacacgttatcagcacgttgctctaaaaccctgaacttttagagccctagaaattttttctcttctccaccgccggccaccgtcgtctccggcctccgacaTATTCCCGTCGACGTTCCTCGTCGGCGCATCCCCTGCTCGCCGTCGCTGCAGCCCCCCCCCGCTGCTACCTCtacagccccgcgcgcagcccctgcatgctgccccccCCAGCctcgcgcgcagcccctgcatgctgcccccgcagccctgccCTGCAGCCTCCGTAACGCAGCCCTGCtgcccccgcatcgcagccgCACGCAGCCAGTCCCGCACGCAGATTCTGCCATGCGGCCCctgctgccctgcagcccctgcgaccccccctgctgcccctgcgaccccccctgttgcccctgcacgcagccccgcagggtatcctccgcattcgctccgcaaaaacatctttttgccccgaaaaaccccgcatcagaagattcaaaattgctcctcccgcatatatacgcaatgaacgcgaactgcacaagcaaactcttcgctcaagagaagctactcccgtcttctctacccttttgggcctttaaactatttctcttttttcctttttattttcctattgcttattaaatcgtttatttgcacgttttcgttttctaactatgtttcacgtgcttgcataggaaaagtgatcactcgtcgtactatggtgatgacattcatgccgacaTGGACGAtatttttgtcatctacatatgattttgatcgtatcctcccaagatttttatgtcatcggacgaatatcgaaaaggaattcaacaagcaacttcatacatgacgatcgatttgcagagcaatttacttatatgtggtctatttggcagaccaacaagtatgtttttcttaaagttgctgcttttgaagatatatatataaattatcgggcgctattagcctttttcatgtcttcttttccggcctttcttataacgccgatgagaccaaagagggatatgattcccctcttggtcgacgtttttcgtgtgacggtcctgggggagtcacgttattatttaaaaaggaagatatcgatttcatgtggtcgcctgagtgcaccgctgttttgggtgcgatcatgagaatcgccgatatgcatcgattattttgtgaccatatacatcacaacccttctaattccggttacatacttgaatagtttcgattattcgaaacctatacaactctcgtttcttatggatgcgtcgccatcgcgactgttatttgaatgtttgagtttcttaaactcatgtctataaacgataatctcaactacgtactcatttatttgagttgattcattactctgatgcagcactatttgctgacaaaaagatcacaaaaataacgaattctatgggacacacttaaaagtgatttaatgaacgtctatgacgttgtattatcagaattgaccttgatgcatactccacatccaagaaacgcatgtcatttttggcacctgtatctatttcttgagggaattttggagatggaaacgtaacattcttccattctcaagtaagcacatttttgagcctcaggctaaggctccgcccaatccgatatgcaagattttgttgctacagacttttgattagtcaatctattttgactatgtcttctgcttactatttttcaagtataacgttggcattgccatgattattgctcgactttagcttaagtcgtctattggaattggaagcttgtttgtgttgtattaaatattggcatattctataaaatttctcgtctttcatggactcgtgagaattttatttgccttggcttagcatacatggtcaacgttgcaactcacgtggtttttaaattagccgcttttgggttacatgggatcccaatagcactacattgtgattttggactttgaaatttggaaaacggacctcggaacgtcaaaattgacgtcgtttttcccggttactcttccggcgtttccggaacgttttttgacattttaccggcgtattcgccgccttccggccatattcCGGTGTTTCCGGCACCTCCATCCGGTTCCGGACcgcgttccctgtcggacctgaagttatggcctccataccggccaggtccggccactgccggccggatttccggcaatcggtgccgccggcttccgacattttttttttccgtcgtTTCTCATCATGTTTGccgcatatttcagcagttcttgctgtcacgttttcccagtccaaaattcacccggttttgagttaatttgacatggttttccggttaattttccggttttctccaagtcgtttcatagctcaaatgatttttttattattggtgaccacccgcaccaattggatggtttttaccaccaaaattgtttggtattcaactgctctaataccatgtttttccaactcttgagttgaagaatgtagttctatttccatgtgatacattcgatgggattgccatttgtttcaatcccctctcttacaatatcctacggcgtattgtgtagaaaagttcaccgcgtcgttgactctcttaatcttcattttgagaatgtcccgccgtgaaatcgagtgtcttgctaattgcgtaaccacccacactgtcctacggcgcaggtagttgttttacggatctcgtgcggagattgtgttgtatatcttcgtgccttgctaagttttaaaggccatacatgccaatgatggattttcatcttgatatttgtgttaagaatggagaggaataaatctgtcagatttcattgacagtatctttttcaagcttcgacagtagctttgttagcctgcagacatcgttttgcttgcctgcaggctgcaacagtagctttatgtaactcaagattctttgaatcatgggttcggttttactgtcttctcggttttgacatgatcgttttttggtcattttgaacaagatatgatgattcgagttctttgatattcacattatcatctatttttcatgttcacgaagcgattggaggaccacctcacccatgctccacacggtgaggccgagcctatccgtgccatgcacggtgaggccgagcctgccttcacaggagcttgtgatgcctcccgtgtcttctaatgcctcccgtgtcttctaatgcctccatgacaatctctgatgccaatcgctcattttgcaaagcttgttcttttgctagatttcaaggaagtccttatttgctaaggctccaaccgagaacattccattcttacaaagtatttaaggtgacattagtggaccctatccaaccgaatacagacatttttcggtatttttatggtataggttaagagcatcgacgcgttggtcacacgttgctttgctttccacaagaaacgctgcattcgctaaagtttttagctatgatcatcatactaagggctcaccacccttcccatcctctcaaatctatttgattggataccgttggagagttcacctccacgactttgatgatttcgttttgcatatctactgggatcgtcgttgaacatagtattcctcatgttcattcactgcacgatctagcagagctcggact
This genomic interval carries:
- the LOC126803650 gene encoding probable methyltransferase At1g29790; this translates as MSLIEMRKPSVVMKLGTWRGVHRSIFMLGSFVVLISIFTLSSKFYSLKSFHVTDTICNYVNTDSQSRIDSHVKVTLETVIQKLKQELNNFRDSTTDASSSGHLLKHSSFLADILGLIESVDETLVQNEGTTQNSSNDVKDIHPLLKPKQQSDEPADDFLIEEIRKYVKIKPNRLGKQNFMGANGTFTSIGHACFAMKKELEEYMNYDIGDICNDDWKLAQKLMVHGCDPLPRRRCFSVAPKIYSKPFPIHESLWKLPDNRNVRWSQYRCKNFTCLASNSAPKGFFKCADCFNLSHHEMPRWMQHVNVDSSMNLTADFLIPEVLQIKPGEIRIGLDFSVGTGTFAARMREFNVTIVSAIINLGAPFNEMIALRGLVPLYLTINQRLPFFDNTLDLIHTTRFLDGWIDFVLLDFVLYDWDRVLRPGGLLWIDSFFCVKEDLNDYLESLKMLRYKKHKWVVVPKIDKDDDKEVFFSAVLEKPPRPFR
- the LOC126803970 gene encoding reticulon-like protein B5, producing MAEHGESADAKAEQSLMEKISEKIHHESSSSSSSDSETEKVTPAEEETVKEKVFRLFGRERPVHHVLGGGKPADVFLWRNKKVSAGVLGGATAIWVLFELVEYHLLALICHILIGVLAVLFLWSNAHTIIYKSPPSMPEVKLPEEPFLQVASDLRHQLNWAFALIHNIASGKELKKFLMVIAGLWVLSIIGSWCNFLTLFYITFVLLHTVPVLYEKYEHKVDPLAEKATIEMKKQYGVFDAKVLTKVRETVLKNKRS
- the LOC126803977 gene encoding LOW QUALITY PROTEIN: RING-H2 finger protein ATL68-like (The sequence of the model RefSeq protein was modified relative to this genomic sequence to represent the inferred CDS: inserted 2 bases in 2 codons), with product MQQLEAPNNFLSXKQPPMAKTLPTLHLLLLLQCPLHXPSSNYLTTLGLGYAIAIALGFLVLLSTLLLASYICCRVSRRSQAQAQTRTRQTQRNPNSSEGVILPSIIFVAEGDDLENPENSVAGLHHNVINSYPKFPFSKALGGGDASTCSICLCEYREFEMLRMMPECRHHFHLLCLDAWLKLNGSCPVCRNSPLPTPLSTPLQEVVPLSQYAADRRWRR